Proteins from one Fragaria vesca subsp. vesca linkage group LG6, FraVesHawaii_1.0, whole genome shotgun sequence genomic window:
- the LOC101293507 gene encoding uncharacterized protein LOC101293507 gives MSENEKHYFFSRVLQREKRELIADKVNWLPIGFYYLKVRRCWYDDPTYINAESSVATRSTSIPYSCSDHRRWYAELMAEHLSIMGVPQEEQPTVLEKLFQVLRVARPLRIINVVIADITACLLGGFRDDATVHRLITEGPEGPDLQLKINYQHESCFELLPLRDVDYHPNTSDRITWGSFDTGRLRFVPATRSSIESLQKVRLDSMGEATIKQNPTCRICTDELAEGGLVDQLIVRLPCAHYYHVHCIVQWLEVNHVCPLCRYAMPTVEEGEPSNS, from the coding sequence ATGTCCGAGAACGAGAAGCATTATTTCTTTAGCAGAGTGTTGCAAAGAGAGAAAAGAGAACTGATAGCAGATAAAGTGAACTGGCTTCCCATCGGATTTTACTATCTTAAGGTTAGGCGCTGCTGGTATGATGATCCAACATACATTAATGCTGAAAGCTCCGTAGCTACAAGAAGCACTTCAATCCCTTACTCCTGTAGTGACCACAGACGATGGTATGCGGAACTTATGGCTGAACACCTTTCGATAATGGGCGTCCCACAAGAAGAGCAGCCAACTGTCCTTGAAAAACTATTTCAGGTGCTCCGAGTGGCACGCCCCCTGCGCATCATCAATGTCGTAATAGCTGACATTACTGCATGCTTGTTGGGTGGTTTCCGTGATGATGCTACCGTTCATAGACTTATAACGGAGGGTCCTGAGGGTCCTGATCTTCAACTTAAGATAAATTATCAGCATGAATCGTGCTTTGAATTGCTTCCATTGCGTGATGTTGACTATCATCCTAACACCTCCGATAGGATTACATGGGGATCCTTTGATACTGGCAGGCTCAGGTTTGTTCCTGCGACTAGATCATCAATTGAGAGTTTGCAAAAAGTGAGACTCGATAGTATGGGAGAGGCTACTATAAAACAGAACCCGACATGTAGGATATGTACGGATGAACTTGCCGAAGGAGGCCTAGTTGATCAACTGATTGTTCGTTTGCCTTGCGCACACTATTATCATGTACATTGCATTGTCCAATGGCTGGAGGTGAATCACGTCTGCCCCTTGTGCCGATATGCAATGCCAACCGTGGAAGAGGGGGAGCCATCGAATTCCTAA
- the LOC101294385 gene encoding quinone oxidoreductase-like protein At1g23740, chloroplastic-like — translation MAAAPSESIPSVNKAWVYSEYGKTSDVLKFDPSVAVPEIKEDQVLIKVVAASLNPVDFKRALGYFKDTDSPLPTIPGYDVAGVVVKVGSQVTKFKVGDEVYGDLNETALVNPTRFGSLAEYTAADERVLAHKPKNLSFIEAASLPLAIETAHEGLERAELSAGKSVLVLGGAGGVGTHIIQLAKHVYGASKVAATASTKKLDLLRTLGADLAIDYTKENFEDLPEKFDVVYDAVGETDKAVKAVKEGGKVVTIVGPATPPAILFVLTSKGSVLEKLKPYLESGKVKPVLDPTSPYPFTKVVEAFGYLESSRATGKVVVYPIP, via the exons ATGGCTGCAGCTCCAAGTGAGTCCATACCCTCTGTAAATAAGGCCTGGGTCTATTCAGAGTATGGAAAAACTTCTGATGTTCTCAAGTTTGATCCAAGTGTGGCTGTTCCTGAAATTAAAGAGGATCAGGTGCTGATCAAGGTTGTTGCTGCTTCTCTTAACCCAGTTGATTTTAAGAGGGCTCTTGGTTACTTCAAGGACACTGACTCTCCCCTACCT ACAATTCCAGGGTATGATGTAGCTGGTGTGGTGGTAAAGGTAGGAAGCCAAGTAACCAAGTTTAAGGTGGGGGATGAAGTGTATGGGGATCTCAATGAGACAGCATTGGTGAACCCAACAAGGTTTGGGTCTTTGGCAGAGTACACTGCTGCAGATGAAAGAGTATTGGCTCACAAACCCAAAAACCTGAGCTTTATTGAAGCTGCTAGCCTTCCCTTGGCTATTGAAACTGCCCATGAAGGGCTTGAAAGAGCTGAACTTTCTGCTGGTAAATCCGTCCTTGTTTTGGGAGGCGCTGGGGGTGTTGGAACACATATTATTCAG CTTGCAAAGCATGTTTATGGGGCTTCCAAAGTAGCAGCTACTGCAAGCACTAAGAAACTGGATTTGTTGAGAACCTTGGGTGCTGATTTGGCTATCGATTACACCAAGGAGAACTTCGAGGACCTGCCAGAGAAATTTGATGTAGTGTATGATGCAGTTG GGGAGACAGATAAGGCTGTGAAGGCGGTGAAAGAAGGTGGGAAGGTTGTAACAATAGTAGGTCCAGCAACGCCACCGGCTATCCTTTTTGTGCTTACCTCTAAAGGGTCTGTGTTGGAGAAACTGAAGCCTTACTTGGAGAGTGGGAAGGTGAAGCCAGTTCTTGATCCCACAAGTCCATATCCCTTTACTAAAGTTGTTGAAGCATTTGGTTACCTTGAGAGTTCCAGAGCTACCGGAAAGGTGGTTGTGTATCCCATCCCATGA
- the LOC101294095 gene encoding CASP-like protein At5g40300-like: MKSETQQVSSKDKNGEEKHGISEKSYSPPLSPLIFPQTHNKHSPSPSSSPLHDSSPSHEEIYHTNEFRLTPPEEQTHHHSKFAPPPAVAAQTKDQEGGGEAQEGVDRKTLRPSLSILKRARRQSLVRRAMLGLRISGILFCMISFSVMAADKKQGWASDSFSNYKEFRYCLAVNVLGFVYSGIQTYDLVYYFTTGKHVVQHHLRYYFDFLMDQILTYLVISASSSAATRVEDWESNWGKDKFPDMARASVALSFLAFFAFASSSLISGYTLCTLKSM, from the exons ATGAAAAGCGAAACCCAACAAGTATCATCTAAAGACAAAAACGGAGAAGAAAAGCATGGCATCTCAGAAAAGTCATATTCACCTCCTCTCAGTCCTCTAATATTCCCCCAAACCCATAACAAGCACTCCCCATCTCCATCTTCATCACCCTTACACGATTCATCTCCAAGTCATGAAGAAATCTACCACACCAATGAGTTCAGACTCACACCACCGGAGGAGCAGACCCACCACCACTCTAAGTTTGCGCCGCCACCGGCCGTGGCGGCCCAAACGAAAGACCAAGAGGGGGGGGGAGAGGCTCAAGAAGGAGTAGATAGGAAAACTTTGAGACCCTCTTTGTCGATATTGAAGAGGGCGAGAAGGCAAAGCTTGGTGAGGAGGGCTATGTTGGGGTTAAGGATTTCGGGAATTTTGTTTTGTATGATCTCTTTCTCGGTTATGGCGGCGGACAAGAAGCAGGGTTGGGCTTCAGATTCTTTCTCTAACTACAAGGAGTTCAG GTACTGCTTGGCAGTGAATGTGCTAGGTTTTGTGTATTCAGGGATTCAAACCTATGATTTAGTGTATTACTTCACCACGGGAAAACATGTAGTACAGCACCATCTCCGTTACTACTTCGATTTCTTGATGGATCAG ATTTTGACCTACCTTGTGATATCGGCATCTTCATCGGCGGCGACTCGGGTGGAAGATTGGGAGTCGAATTGGGGCAAAGACAAGTTCCCTGATATGGCACGAGCGTCTGTGGCATTGTCCTTCCTTGCCTTCTTTGCATTTGCCTCTAGCTCTCTCATTTCTGGTTACACCCTCTGTACTCTGAAATCTATGTAG
- the LOC101293804 gene encoding actin-related protein 4-like, whose translation MYARDAESAVVIDLGSHTCKVGFACDNAPKVFPSVVGSIDQMKVDETENSGSADPKSDSDRTKGKWKLYVGSEALGNRCDHMEVLPSIKNGVIVDWDAVEGIWDHAFSDCLLVDPKERPVLLAEPSFNSQQQRERTVELMFEKYKVPVLFMAKNAVLTSFASGRVTSLVVDSGGGSTTVAPVHDGYVLQKAVSSYPIGGEFLTDCLMKSLESKGMTIKPRYSFKKKETRPGEFQVEDVDFPNTTESYKLYSKRIIASGIKEYVCRVPDTPYDESSHSNIPMVPYELPDGQIIEIGSDRFKIPDVLFSPSLAQTIPGVENFAEIAPSFPGLPQMVIDSINKCDVDYRRELFSSILLSGGTLSMQQLKERLEKDLKESPRAARVKVLASGNATGRRFSVWIGGSILASLGQFRYMWFTKAEYEEHGASYVQRKCP comes from the exons ATGTACGCCCGCG ATGCGGAATCGGCCGTCGTAATCGACCTTGGCTCCCACACTTGCAAGGTGGGCTTCGCCTGCGATAATGCGCCCAAGGTTTTCCCATCG GTTGTTGGGTCAATTGATCAAATGAAAGTTGATGAGACTGAAAACTCTGGATCTGCTGATCCAAAAAGTGATTCTGACAGAACCAAGGGAAAGTGGAAATTATATGTAGGATCTGAGGCTTTAGGAAATCGTTGTGATCATATGGAG GTGCTGCCATCTATAAAGAATGGAGTTATTGTTGACTGGGATGCTGTGGAGGGTATATGGGACCATGCTTTCAG TGACTGCCTATTGGTTGATCCCAAAGAGCGTCCAGTGCTACTTGCAGAGCCATCTTTCAACTCCCAGCAACAGAGAGAAAG GACGGTAGAACTCATGTTTGAAAAATATAAAGTTCCTGTTTTGTTCATGGCTAAGAATGCT GTTCTCACATCTTTTGCATCTGGCCGTGTTACCTCGTTGGTAGTTGACAG TGGCGGAGGATCAACTACAGTAGCTCCAGTTCATGATGGTTATGTTCTCCAAAAG GCTGTATCGTCCTATCCTATTGGAGGAGAATTTCTCACTGATTGTCTGATGAAAAGTTTGGAAAGTAAAGGAATGACA ATCAAACCCAGATATTCTTTCAAGAAGAAGGAAACACGGCCTGGAGAGTTTCAG GTTGAAGACGTTGATTTTCCAAACACCACAGAGAGTTACAAGCTCTATTCCAAG AGGATAATTGCTAGTGGTATCAAGGAATATGTGTGCAGAGTGCCTGACACTCCATATGATG AAAGCTCTCATTCAAACATTCCAATGGTCCCTTATGAGCTTCCTGATGGCCA GATAATTGAAATTGGATCTGATAGATTCAAAATCCCTGATGTACTGTTTAGCCCATCCTTAGCTCAG ACGATTCCTGGTGTGGAGAACTTTGCAGAGATTGCTCCGTCTTTTCCTGGTTTACCTCAAATG GTTATAGACAGCATTAACAAGTGTGATGTGGACTACCGTCGTGAATTATTCAGTAGTATACTG CTTTCTGGTGGCACATTATCAATGCAACAATTAAAGGAACGCCTTGAGAAAGACCTGAAG GAGTCTCCCCGAGCTGCTAGAGTTAAAGTGTTGGCAAGTGGAAATGCAACAGGAAGGCGATTCAG TGTTTGGATAGGTGGCAGTATATTGGCTTCTCTTGGTCAGTTCCGGTATATGTGGTTCACCAAGGCTGA GTACGAGGAGCATGGTGCTTCTTATGTACAGAGGAAGTGCCCTTGA